A single genomic interval of Thermosipho japonicus harbors:
- the gcvPA gene encoding aminomethyl-transferring glycine dehydrogenase subunit GcvPA translates to MHRYIPHTEEEIKEMLKEIGINSIEDLYMDVPKTIEEYNLENGKDEFSVLKEIKSLSKLNKVFEPEKVFAGAGIYFHYIPTVVETLSNNQNFVTAYTPYQAEVSQGTLQALFEYQTMMCELTGMDVANSSMYDGATALAEAMLMAVRINNKTKILAAGSINPEFLATSKTYCTPQNIEIETVKWTESGTIDLEDLKSKIDDNTSAVVVGYPNFFGIVEDLKQIKEILPDNVVYIVVSEPIALSILEAPGKFGADIVVGEGQSLGITPNYGGPGIGFFTTLAKHVRKMPGRIIGETKDVDGKKGYVMILQTREQHIRRAKATSNICSNHALMALKNAIYMSVIGPEGLRKVARMSYNATHYLAEKLVEKGYNLTFNGPFFNEFVFNAGENYYEKWKTMANEGILGPLPLEKAMPNFKNSALACCTEVNTKESIDELLKHF, encoded by the coding sequence ATGCATAGATATATTCCACATACTGAAGAAGAAATAAAAGAAATGTTAAAAGAAATAGGTATTAATTCTATAGAAGATTTATATATGGATGTTCCAAAAACAATTGAAGAATACAATCTTGAAAACGGAAAAGATGAATTTTCAGTTTTAAAAGAAATTAAATCATTAAGTAAACTCAACAAAGTCTTTGAACCAGAAAAGGTTTTTGCAGGTGCTGGAATATATTTTCATTACATTCCAACTGTAGTTGAAACATTATCCAATAACCAAAATTTCGTTACTGCATATACACCTTATCAAGCTGAAGTATCCCAAGGAACCTTGCAAGCTTTATTTGAATATCAAACAATGATGTGTGAACTTACTGGAATGGATGTAGCAAATTCTTCAATGTATGACGGAGCAACTGCCCTTGCTGAAGCAATGTTAATGGCTGTTAGAATTAATAATAAAACAAAAATTCTTGCCGCTGGTTCTATAAACCCTGAATTTTTGGCTACAAGCAAAACATATTGTACTCCCCAAAATATTGAAATTGAAACTGTTAAATGGACCGAAAGTGGAACAATAGATCTAGAAGATCTAAAATCTAAGATTGACGATAACACCTCGGCTGTTGTAGTTGGTTATCCTAACTTTTTTGGAATTGTAGAAGATTTAAAACAGATTAAAGAAATACTTCCAGACAATGTGGTTTATATAGTAGTAAGTGAACCAATAGCGCTTTCAATCTTGGAAGCTCCTGGTAAATTTGGTGCTGACATTGTTGTTGGTGAAGGTCAATCTCTTGGAATAACACCAAATTACGGCGGACCTGGAATAGGTTTCTTCACAACTTTAGCAAAACACGTAAGAAAGATGCCTGGAAGAATAATTGGCGAAACAAAAGACGTTGATGGAAAAAAAGGTTACGTTATGATTTTACAAACCAGAGAACAACATATTAGAAGAGCTAAAGCAACTTCAAACATTTGTTCCAATCATGCATTAATGGCTCTTAAAAATGCAATTTATATGTCTGTTATAGGACCTGAAGGACTTAGAAAAGTAGCAAGAATGTCTTATAACGCTACTCATTATCTTGCAGAAAAATTAGTTGAAAAAGGTTACAATTTGACATTTAATGGACCTTTCTTTAACGAATTTGTATTTAATGCAGGAGAAAACTATTATGAGAAATGGAAAACAATGGCCAATGAAGGAATTCTTGGTCCTCTGCCATTAGAAAAGGCAATGCCAAACTTTAAAAATTCTGCTCTTGCATGCTGTACTGAAGTAAACACAAAAGAAAGCATTGATGAGCTATTAAAACATTTTTAA
- the lnt gene encoding apolipoprotein N-acyltransferase, with the protein MIFAIISSILTALSMPGFLWGGIVWFSLIFLFKSMENRKLSFLYAFLYEYLLIFISMYWVIPILTKNLPEFFGKFSSVTGFFVYLLLCLVEAIPFLLFGALYSYFIDRIKGDIPKALFVSSAFTFSEFLRGIGELGFTGIRLSDALYKDIGIIQIASITGTLGIVFLIVFINYILYIKKSKIQVIIITISFIYLANWIVSTNLPLNSANVPIVAVQTNYEQQVKYTSKIEKIMYNIENLIANTPNNYLHILPEAVFATEDIRNSQLEEKLKNISKRKPIILGFPTYDLQPKNSALVYANGNLVGKYDKIKLFPFVEFLPYEKFFKKFEFLKGVAYFTPGDEFKTFKIDGFPEFGIQICFESYFPEISRNLSNNGAKVLFVITNDGWYKHDTALWQHFSKIVFRAIENQRYVVQVSNTGISGVVDNFGRIQKILPLRNQTTGILNISVKNTRTFYQKFGDWFSILSILLTLLIPLLYKDIRKNRI; encoded by the coding sequence ATGATTTTTGCAATAATCTCATCAATTCTTACAGCACTTTCAATGCCAGGCTTTTTATGGGGCGGTATTGTTTGGTTTTCACTAATATTTTTATTTAAATCAATGGAAAATAGGAAACTTTCATTTTTGTATGCATTTTTATATGAATACTTATTGATTTTTATCTCAATGTATTGGGTAATTCCAATTCTTACAAAAAATCTTCCAGAATTTTTTGGAAAATTTTCTTCTGTAACTGGTTTCTTTGTATATTTGCTTTTATGTCTAGTTGAAGCTATTCCTTTTCTATTATTTGGCGCATTATATAGTTATTTTATAGACAGAATAAAAGGCGATATTCCAAAAGCTCTATTTGTATCTTCTGCATTTACATTTTCAGAGTTTTTACGCGGAATTGGTGAACTAGGGTTTACTGGTATTCGACTTTCCGATGCATTATATAAAGATATTGGTATTATTCAAATTGCATCAATTACAGGAACCCTTGGAATAGTGTTTTTAATAGTATTCATTAATTACATACTCTACATTAAAAAGTCAAAAATACAAGTAATTATAATTACAATTAGCTTTATATATCTTGCAAATTGGATAGTTTCAACTAACCTTCCACTTAATAGCGCTAATGTTCCAATAGTTGCAGTTCAAACAAACTACGAACAACAAGTAAAATACACATCAAAAATCGAAAAAATTATGTACAACATTGAAAATTTAATTGCTAATACCCCCAATAACTACCTTCATATCTTGCCAGAGGCAGTTTTTGCAACTGAGGATATCAGAAATTCTCAGCTTGAAGAAAAATTAAAAAATATAAGCAAAAGAAAACCTATTATTTTAGGTTTTCCAACTTATGACTTACAACCTAAAAATAGTGCTTTAGTTTATGCCAACGGAAATCTAGTAGGTAAGTACGATAAAATAAAACTTTTTCCATTTGTTGAGTTCTTACCCTATGAAAAATTCTTTAAAAAGTTTGAATTCTTAAAAGGAGTAGCTTATTTTACTCCAGGAGATGAATTCAAAACATTTAAAATCGATGGATTCCCTGAATTTGGTATTCAAATTTGTTTTGAAAGCTATTTCCCTGAAATTTCAAGAAATCTTTCAAATAATGGGGCAAAAGTTTTGTTTGTTATTACAAATGACGGTTGGTATAAGCATGATACTGCTTTATGGCAACATTTTTCAAAAATTGTTTTTAGAGCAATAGAAAATCAAAGATATGTAGTACAGGTTTCAAACACAGGTATAAGTGGTGTAGTTGATAATTTTGGAAGAATTCAAAAAATCCTTCCACTTAGAAATCAAACAACTGGAATTTTAAACATAAGTGTAAAAAACACAAGAACATTTTATCAAAAATTCGGTGATTGGTTTTCTATACTCTCAATACTTTTAACTTTATTAATTCCATTACTTTATAAAGACATAAGAAAAAATAGGATATAA
- a CDS encoding nicotinate phosphoribosyltransferase, which produces MTRLHPKVFKLPIDKIRMGYYSDKYFTRYVEILKQDNHHPRVYYQFFPRQDATICGIDEALAILKFCTGYYKDEDKARELFSKMLEIDKKMQSLSIEGDINEIVKLTENKWQLRLKLNDLWVDKWDEIEVRAAYDGDDVKEGTPILTIEGDPTYFGYLETVLLGVIARASSTATAVKRVVNAANGKPILFFSARFDHYWVQATDGYAALKAGAFGVSTDANADYWGIESMGTIPHALIAAYNGQTDIASIAFDKYMPEHVNRIFLVDWDNDVINTTFKVVKSFYEYVTGKKFILGQTDPSIIIGEGKNKIWGVRFDTSGNLRDKSVVPKDESSFGVCPELVWRARQEFDKVGLKDLKIVVSGGFDEEKIRLFEKLQVPADVYGVGSKLLKKKIDVTADIVEVNGKPCAKVGRYKKDNSHLSIVPKRFWEN; this is translated from the coding sequence ATGACTAGACTTCATCCAAAGGTATTTAAATTACCAATTGATAAAATAAGAATGGGATATTATTCTGATAAGTATTTTACAAGGTATGTTGAAATTTTAAAACAAGATAACCACCATCCAAGAGTTTACTACCAATTCTTTCCACGCCAAGATGCAACTATATGTGGTATTGATGAAGCACTTGCAATATTAAAGTTCTGTACTGGATACTATAAAGATGAAGATAAAGCAAGAGAATTATTCTCAAAAATGCTTGAAATAGATAAAAAGATGCAAAGTCTTAGTATTGAAGGAGATATAAATGAAATAGTTAAATTAACTGAAAACAAATGGCAGCTTAGATTAAAACTAAACGATCTCTGGGTAGATAAGTGGGATGAAATTGAAGTAAGAGCAGCATATGATGGAGATGATGTGAAAGAAGGGACGCCTATTTTAACAATAGAAGGTGATCCTACATATTTTGGCTATCTTGAAACTGTATTGCTAGGTGTTATTGCAAGAGCTTCAAGTACAGCAACCGCAGTAAAAAGAGTCGTAAATGCTGCTAATGGAAAGCCAATCCTATTTTTTAGTGCACGCTTTGACCATTACTGGGTTCAAGCCACTGATGGCTATGCTGCACTAAAAGCTGGAGCTTTCGGTGTTTCTACAGATGCAAATGCTGACTATTGGGGTATTGAATCTATGGGAACAATCCCTCACGCCTTAATTGCCGCTTATAACGGACAAACAGATATTGCATCAATTGCTTTTGATAAATATATGCCAGAACATGTAAATAGAATTTTCCTAGTAGATTGGGACAACGATGTAATAAACACAACTTTTAAAGTAGTAAAAAGCTTTTATGAATATGTCACGGGGAAAAAATTCATTTTAGGTCAGACAGATCCATCTATCATTATTGGAGAAGGTAAAAATAAAATTTGGGGTGTAAGATTTGATACTTCAGGAAATTTAAGAGATAAATCCGTAGTTCCAAAAGATGAAAGTTCTTTTGGGGTTTGCCCAGAACTTGTCTGGCGTGCAAGACAAGAATTTGATAAAGTTGGACTAAAGGATTTGAAAATTGTAGTTTCTGGTGGTTTTGACGAAGAAAAAATAAGACTTTTTGAAAAGTTACAAGTTCCTGCCGATGTATATGGTGTTGGCTCAAAATTATTAAAGAAAAAGATTGATGTAACAGCAGATATAGTTGAGGTTAATGGAAAACCTTGCGCAAAAGTTGGGCGTTATAAAAAAGATAATTCCCATCTAAGTATAGTTCCAAAAAGGTTTTGGGAGAATTAA
- the gcvT gene encoding glycine cleavage system aminomethyltransferase GcvT, translated as MKYTPLYEQHVKLGAKMVDFAGFQMPIQYTGIKDEVIAVRKDVGMFDVSHMGQVSVEGKDSTNFVNYLITNDFKNLSNGEIVYTAMCNENGGFIDDLLAYKISDEKAFLVINAANIEKDFEWMKKVALNFDIKLENKSDDYALIAIQGPNAQKTLQKLTDIDLESIGYYTFAFGKVKDVKALISRTGYTGEDGFEIYTTDKDGIVKIWEELLNLGVKPAGLGARDTLRLEASLLLYGNDMDETVTPLEAGIKWAVKFDKEFVGKAALEKQLEEGLKRRLKGFKLIDKGIARHGYKVFKDGKEIGIVTSGTFSPTLNESIGMALIETGYKSGDTIEIEIRNKLVKAEIVKMPFYRGSVRSKKKK; from the coding sequence ATGAAATATACACCATTGTATGAGCAGCATGTAAAGTTAGGGGCCAAGATGGTTGATTTTGCAGGTTTTCAAATGCCTATTCAATATACTGGGATTAAAGATGAAGTAATTGCTGTAAGAAAAGATGTTGGTATGTTTGATGTTTCTCACATGGGACAAGTATCAGTTGAAGGAAAAGATTCAACTAATTTTGTTAATTATTTAATTACCAATGATTTTAAAAATCTCTCAAATGGTGAAATTGTTTATACAGCGATGTGTAATGAAAATGGAGGCTTCATAGACGATTTGCTTGCTTATAAAATCTCAGACGAAAAAGCTTTCCTTGTTATAAATGCTGCAAATATTGAAAAAGACTTTGAATGGATGAAAAAAGTAGCATTAAACTTTGATATCAAGTTAGAAAATAAATCAGATGACTATGCGCTTATAGCAATACAAGGCCCAAATGCACAAAAGACTTTGCAAAAATTGACTGATATAGATTTAGAAAGTATAGGATACTATACATTTGCTTTTGGAAAAGTAAAAGATGTTAAAGCTTTAATATCTAGAACAGGTTATACAGGAGAAGATGGTTTTGAAATTTATACTACTGATAAAGATGGAATAGTAAAAATATGGGAAGAATTACTTAATTTAGGTGTTAAACCCGCAGGACTTGGCGCAAGAGATACTTTGAGGCTTGAAGCTTCACTACTACTATATGGCAATGACATGGATGAAACAGTAACACCACTAGAAGCAGGTATAAAATGGGCCGTAAAATTTGACAAAGAATTTGTCGGAAAAGCTGCTTTAGAAAAGCAACTTGAAGAAGGTTTAAAAAGAAGATTAAAAGGTTTCAAATTAATAGATAAGGGAATAGCAAGACACGGTTACAAGGTTTTCAAAGATGGAAAGGAAATTGGTATAGTTACAAGTGGCACCTTTTCACCTACGTTAAATGAATCAATTGGTATGGCATTAATAGAAACTGGTTATAAGTCAGGAGATACAATTGAAATAGAAATTAGAAACAAATTGGTTAAAGCTGAAATAGTTAAAATGCCATTTTATAGGGGAAGTGTAAGATCAAAAAAGAAAAAATAA